The Triticum aestivum cultivar Chinese Spring chromosome 6D, IWGSC CS RefSeq v2.1, whole genome shotgun sequence genomic sequence GTTGCCAAGATCAATAAGATGTGCAACAGTCGACCTGTGAAAAAAAATCAGGATTATTAGAAAGTCAAATGTATTTCAAAGGGGCCGGGGTAAAGGGTGATACCTGGCAAGTGCATCTGATATGTTAAGACGGCTTGCAACCTGTGCGATACTAACTCCATGCTCCAGGTTTCTGCAGGAACACAATGCAGTCAGCGTTCTCCATTCTATAAATGAGAGAATACCTAACAATATTGAGGCACATATACAGCAGAAAAGCTTATACTATTTCCCATCAGCATGACCATGGAGGCCTGGAAGGGGAGGGCCAGAGGGGACACAGGTGGTACaaattacttcctccgttcctaaatataagtctgtttagagatttcaatatggactacatacggatgaatatagacgtattttagagtgtagattcgttcattttgcttcgtatgtagactatattagaatctctaaaaggacttatatttaggaacggatggtaTATGAAAAGGAACACACAAGCGCTAACATAACATGACACTGCAACACAGTTAACTTACACAAGCACTGGGTCATGAAAAACATTCATGACCATATCAGTTAACTCTTGCCCACCAGCATTCCCAGATGCAGATAGTGTTGGGGCCTGAGTAAGGAGGAGAAAAAAATGTTCGACAGCAATTCAGTGGATTCTAGTAAAATGATGATATACTTCCTCAAACTACCTGATTATTAGGGGGTGGAGCTTGGTTCCATGTTGATGCATTAGCAGTTACTTGGGGCTGCGTCGCAGATTTCTACCAACAATAAGAGATCCAAAGAAATGAAAGCATCTTCAGAAATCATAGATACTGTTAAGTTTGTACAAAATAAAATCCTACTAGAAAGAAAGGCTTGGATGACGGTACCTTAGCCTTGGCAAGATCCAAATGCACATAAATGCAGTACAGAAAGTGATGTGTTATATCATTGTAGTTGGTTACAAGCCTGAGAAGAATTCATATAAAATAGGATTAAAATGTAGCTGACCAATGTCAAATGGGTATAGAAAATATTCTCATAGGTTAGACAACATTCCACCACAGAAAATCTTAACTGCTTTTACACGCATCATACAGCAAAACACTTTCAGTCTTATATATCAACGCATTTGGATGAGAAACAGTCGACACTACAACAATATTAACAGCACCATATCAGTATGTTGGTCAGAACTCAGAAGTACGGTAATCACATACGTGTGCATGTGTACTACAACATTTAGATATTTATGATTCGTAACAGAGGAACTGTTGTCCCTAACACCAGCCATTTAAATTGTTCTACTACTTCTGCGCATGGAAAAGCTGCACAAATACAAATCACCTTTATAGTGACATGATTCAATAGAGAACAAATCTTTATACAGCAAACTTCACTAAAATACTAAGGCTCAGTTTGCAGCAGCTGAACTGCGCAACACTGAACTTCATACAGTTTGGCTATTTGTAAGGTGACCCGTAAAATATTATTTATAAGCTGATCAAATTGCACATCGTGAGACCTAGAGTCGCACAGAAGTTCTTGTGGAACTTCATGCGTAGAAGTGTGCAACTGGCATTGCATACTTCTAAAATGTGTCCATTGGATAAAGGATTAAGGGTTGTGGTTGTGACTTAGAAATATGAGTTTCTCAATCGACTTAGCAATACGAGTTTCTCAGTTAACTTACATTCACTATTTAATAATCTGCAGTGGAAAAATGTATCCATAAAGGCAGGGAAAGGGTGGTTACCCAACAATAAAAGAGGCAAAAACTGTTGgacaaacaacatttttataatTCATCACAATGCCAACCACAGCCTAACTAACGAAATAAATTATTGAAAGCTCACATTCTAATATCATACAAGGAGGATCAGAGTGCTCACCGCACGGAATAAGCAACAATGTGACGCTTCCCTTGAAAACCTTTCAGACCACCATTGACAATAACATAGTCACCATCCCTTGTAAACAAAAGAAGACGAAGATGTAAAGTTTATTGCATGGGAAACCAATTTCCCATCATATGACAATTAGTTTTAGTCCTTACTTGACTAAACCCATTTCTGTATTGTCCGATGTCTCATTTGCcctggaaaaataaaataaaggacAGCGTATATGGGTGACACTCCAGAATTTGGTCGACTGTAGACAAACCAAAGCAATACATAACATCTCACCAGCGATTCACTTCTATCCTGCCTGTACCATCATCAAGAATGAATCGTACATCTGTGATCCGCTCTGCCTTATTCATCATGCGTCCTACAAGCCTAACCTGCAATCCAGGGCAATAAAACAATTAGATAAACAAAGAGCTGATCTCTGTCGATCTCGATAGGAAGCAAAGTGTTCAAAGAAAAACCATTTCAAAACCACACTACACAGACAGCCAAAGGCCAGTTGCCATTGGGCCCTCTAAACTGCGTCCATTTCACAAAACCACAAGGTTCGGAATACCTTCACGTCAGTACATGACTGCACAATACTTGCACTTGCACTGCAGCCAGCCCCAACCTGATTAAATGGCTGAATCGGGAGTATATTACTAGCAATTTGGGACATGTGTATGGTTAACCGGGATGCCTCAGTGGCTCACTAGCCATGTGTATGCttaggaagtactccctccgtttactattataagatgttctaactttttttctAAATTAGATGTATGTAGACACggtttagtgtgtttgttcactcattacATTGAGTATGTAGTCCATCTTGAAATACCGAAAACATATTAtaatagtgaacggagggagtatgtgacaAGGGGAAGGGAGGCCACATGATCCTCCGGCATCCCTTCCATCAAACGGACATCAACTCATGACTCTGCGAACGCTGGTAGCAAGCAGTCCCATTGGTGTAGGCCATTTAGGCCCCCAGTACAGATGGTGGGTGTGGTTAGGAGAGGAACAGAAATTACAAAACTTCAGCAAATGCAATATGGACGCTAACCAAGGCACTGTTTCTTTCCCTATTGCATAGTTGAACCAATACACCTGGCCAGTGTTATATGTTCAAATTTCAAATCCGCTTGGCTAAATAAAATTACGAGAGGAGA encodes the following:
- the LOC123144900 gene encoding replication protein A 32 kDa subunit B; its protein translation is MYNGGDHYDGNGGGAANANSLFSGGGFMPSQTTNTPEGSGGGITKTRGAQTLLPLTVKQIMDASQTNDDKSSFVVNGTEVSTVRLVGRMMNKAERITDVRFILDDGTGRIEVNRWANETSDNTEMGLVKDGDYVIVNGGLKGFQGKRHIVAYSVRLVTNYNDITHHFLYCIYVHLDLAKAKKSATQPQVTANASTWNQAPPPNNQAPTLSASGNAGGQELTDMVMNVFHDPVLVNLEHGVSIAQVASRLNISDALARSTVAHLIDLGNLYPTIDDNHYKSTLNG